The Bdellovibrio sp. NC01 genome includes the window TTCCGTTTGATGAATTTCATTTTAAAACTTAAGTGCTCGTGCGGGTAAATATCCGACAGCAAGCCTTCTTTGATGTCTTGGCCGACAATAAAATCCGGCAGAACGGCAACACCTAAGCCTTCTAAAACCATTTGCCTGTGCGCGGTGATATTGTTGCTGGATATTTTAATCTTCGCGTTCGGCCAATCTTGGCGAAGCTTCTCAAGAGTAGGAAAGCGGCGAGTGGAGGTGTCGTCGATCTCGCGTGAACCGATGAACGTTTCTAAAACCTCTTTCTTACGGCGTAAATCCTTGCGGATCACGACATGAAAGCGAATGTCTTTAGTTTTAAAGAGCGTCAGCTCATCCGGAATATCAGGAGTATGAAAGAACATACCTAGCTCGATTTCGCCATTTTTAATTTGCGTAAACAGCATCGAAGCGGGACCCGAAAAAATCTGAGGATGCACAAGCGGGGACTGTACTAAGAGATCTTTAATCAGGGCCGGTAAATAATGGGTCGCGATTGGCTCTGCGGCCGCGACAAGCAAAGGCCCTTTGCTTTCACCTGAAATGCGTCCCAATGACTGCTGCAATTCCTCAACGGTGCCAAAGATCCGTTGGCAATACTCAAAAACTTCCATGCCCTGTTTGGTAACCTGTACATGGCGGCCCACTTTTTCAAAAAGCTTAAAGCCAAGATCATCTTCTAGCAGCTTCACCATACGACTGATTGCCGGTTGCTGAATGCGTAAACGCTTTGAAGCATTGGTAAAACCACGCTCTTGAGCTACCACATAAAAGTATTGCAAATGCAGAAGATTCATATCCATACCTAAATAGCATGGATTGCATACAAATTATATATTTTTATTTAATTAAAACTCGGTTTAAACCCTTTTTCGATTCAGAAAGAACATGAACTAACCAAGGAGATCTAAATGAAAACGTTAAAAGCTGTTATTGCTGCTACTTTTGTTTTTGCCTCTACCGCGCATGCTGAACCTCAAAACTGTCAAGACAGACTCACGAAAGTAACAACGACGTTGCTCGAGCAAGAGGGTTCAAATCAAATCACGTCTTGCCCAAATCTTGGTTCGAAAGCAGTTTGTGAGCTCGCGTTTGAAGGTTGTAAAACATCGGAGATTGGCATCCGTGAATGTTCTTTACGATATGACTACGGCGGTGCGTACTATACGTATACCAATTATACTTTTAAAGTTAATGACCAGTGCGACGTATTCTCTATTCAAATTGATAGATATTAAGAAGGTCCGGTATGAAAACGTTTAAAAGTCTTATCGCCGCGATTTTTATTTTTTCCTCTATAGCACAAGCAGAACCTCAAAACTGCGAAGATAAACTGACGAAGGTGACGACGACGTTGCTACAGCAGGAAGGGATGAATGAGATCAATACGTGCTGGGGGGAAGGTTCCTCTTATAATTGCCAACTGGTGTTCAGCGGTTGCAAAGCGGCAGACACCGGCGCCCGCGAGTGCTATTTGCGATATATTTACGGTGGGGCTTATTACAATTATAACGACTATACGTTTAAAGTAGGCGAACAGTGCGAAGTGTACTCTCTTGAAATTGAGCGGCTTTAGTGTAAAACTGCCGCCATCGACCCTATAGCTCAACTGGATAGAGCATGCGTTTCCTAAACGCCAGATCCCCGTTCAAGTCGGGGTAGGGTCAATTTTTGAATCCACCATTTCTTCAGAGACGGCATAGATATTCAAATTCATTTGAAAAAGTTGACGATCACGCAGGTCTTCGACGTCGAATTTTCGGATCATATCTTTTTTGAATTTATTAAACTCTTCCCAAAAGGCCGCGAAGTCTTGTTGATTCAATGGCAAAATAAGGCTCAGGTAGCGGCGCTGTTCTTTAGGAAGACTTCTTGCTTCTATCGCTTCTCGCAATGACAGCGCATGATACTCTAATAGATTTCTATCACCAATGGCTTCAGGAACCTTGAAGGATTTTGGGACTGATTTCCATTCCTCGTCATCTTCTTGCGTGGCAAGATTGATTCTTTCTAAGATTTTCAACGCGTTCGTAATCTCTTCAGGCGACTTGCGTAAAAGAGGTGCCAAGTGCTCTGGTGTTTTACGGACATCTTTAAAACTTAAAAGCGTCTGCAACTTTGGATATAAAGTCGCCGAAACAAATTCGCAATAGTCTTCGATTTCTTGTTGTGAATGCTCTGACTTTAAAAGACTCATAAGCTCTCGTCCAAGCAAACTTTGCTTTTCAAGGGAGCGCGCACGGGAATATTGAACAAGAAGGTCAAAATACTGGCGTTCGATGCCTTGAAAATTCAGTCGCACAGCTAATTGTTTTGCGGTGTCTGAGGTCAGCCCGCGACGACCCGTGACAATCTGTCTTAAAAAAGAACGATTTTTGAAATCAAGTTCTTGTGCCCACAGTTCGTAAGAAAAATCAGGTTCTGTTTGTTTGCGATACTTATAAAGATCATTCAGGTAATGGTGAACACTTAGATATTCGGTGACGCTGGGTTTTTTTGGCATAAAATTATCTGAACAAAATCGTGAGTCGTTGTAAAGCGACTTCCTTGAGTGCATCTGCACACGCAAGTTACGAACTTCTTCCAAATTTGAGTGGCATGGCTAATCGCTGAACACCTCCACTGAGCCCATTGTTGATTTAAGTGAAAATGAATGAGTCTTAGGATTGCAAATAACTATTTTGACTGCCGAGCATTCCGCTCTATTGCGATGACCTTGGGGTTTAATAAATAGGAGTCTTTATGAAAGACATCAAATTTGCTTCGACCGCTCTAATCTTATTTGCTTCTTTGAACGCCTTCGCAGGTGTTGGTGAAATCGGTTCCGGTAGTATTGGGAAAACAGAAATTCCTGCGGCGCGAATGGCAGAATATAAATTGGCGGCGAAAACAGCTTTGCAAAAGGCAAATCTGGATTGTGTCTCTTACAAAGCAGATGTTGTTCTTGCGGGCACTCTTGAAAGTGTGATTGACGGCGCGACTTCGGGAATCATCGATACAACGACCCAACCATTATTAACTTTTTCTAGCGTTGCTCATTATAAGATTTCACTGAGTCTTTCGACTTCGGCGGATTTGAAAGAAGTGACGGCTGGTTCTTTGGTCATTAGCGAACAAGTTCCTGAATATAACAATCAAGGTAATCTTGCTGACCCATCCGTATCTGCAAAAAATGCGTGGATCGAAAGAACAGTCTTAAACTGTAAGAAATAGGAAATATTATTTATGAAAAAATCTTTGCTTATGCTTTTGGTTTCGTCTGCTGTTTTGTTGGCACAACAAGCTGTTGCTAGTTCTTCCTCATATTGGAGGTTTAAGAGTTCGTTGGATCCGGCAGAAATTCAAATGTTGTCTGCGGCTGAAGACATGAAGAATAAGAATGCAGAACCTTCAGGGATTTCGGCTTCCGCTTTGGTCGGAGTTTACCGAACGCTCAGCATTCCCAACGATCAGCTGCAAGCCCATGGCATTGAACAGCGTAATATCGAACAATATGCGACAGACCCGCGCTTTGAGGAGTATTCAAAAGATATCGCAGTCATCGAAAAGAATGGTTCTCTTGAAGTTGTTTTTGTTCGCCAAGGTCAGATGTACTATAAAACGGGAAACGGTAACGAGACGTTTATTGACGTACTTACTGGCTTAAACTCGACTCAAGCTTTATCTGTAGATCACGATCTGGAAAAGAATAAAGAAGTACTAGGGGACTGCGTCTCGACTCCTTACCGCGTGATCGACGCGGGTACTGCTGAAGGAACACAAGCAGCACTGTCGTTCTGTTCAAAAGGAAAAATCATGCGCAAACAGTTTGATTTTAAACAGGCAGACGACGGATCTTTAAACTTTACGTCATCTAAATTTCTTAATGTTTCGACTTTCTGGACAAAAATTAAATAAAAAAAAGGTCGCTTACCAGAGCGACCTTTTTTTTACATCTTACGTTGCAACGGCGATTCAGTGACAGGCCAGCTTGATTGCAAGACAACGGGGCGGCCTTTAAATACCAAAATACCCGAGCTACCATAATGTAATAAGCGTTTCGCCCACTCTGCCGGTGGATTGTCACGTGTCCAACGCACCCAAATAACGGGTTGTTGAGGTTTGCCTTTAAGACGAGTTACCAAAACTGTACTGTGTTCGTTCAAAGCAAAACTTTGATCATCAATTTGCAGTGAAGTATCCGAAACAGAAAACTTCTGATCCGCCAGTTGTGTTTTCATAAAGTTCGCAAATGCGGTTTTATCACCCACCAAAACCAGCGCGCCAGTTTCAGGAAGTTCTATCGAGTCGCCTACATTGTGCAGAGTGCTTTTGCCTTCGATAGATTTAGACCACGTCTGCACGAACTGTTGCGCGCCACCATCATTGCCATCGAAATAGAAATGAACTTGCGAACTGCCAACAACTGAAGAAATCGTCGCAGGACGTTCTTCTGTATAAAGAGAACGGAATACGTGGAATTCAGGATCGACAGAGATTTTCACCGGACGACTGCGTGACACCAAAGTAAAGATTTGTGATTTTTCAGTGAGCTTTACTAGCTGACGAACTTCTTCGCCAGACTCTAGCTTCCAAATTACAGGAACTGCAAGGTCGTATTTTTCGTCTTGTTTCTGGCTTAACACGTAAGACGTCGCATGCGAACCATCCAACCAGCGCATCAGCTTCACGTCAGTCAATTCAAGGACAGGAGCCCCTTTGCGATCCAACCATTGAGTGAAGAAGCCTGAAAGATTTTGTGTCGTTACTTTTTCAAAACTTTTTTGAATCTCTTCAAAGCTCACGCGTTGGTAAAGATTCGTATTGTAGAAGTCTTGCAAAGCCTTTTCAAAAACTTCTTTACCGAAGCGGAACTCTAGCATGTGGAAGATCATCATCGATTTGCCATAACCCACAGCTTGCGAACTTGAGTTGTGACGACCGCGGAATTCACGAACCGGGAAGTCGTTCGCAGGATTGCTTGCCACAAAATCAGCAAATTGGCTCAACGTTTTCATGCGATAAGCCGTATCAGCGCCGATTTTTTCCTGTTGCCAGTAATCAGCCATATAGGTCGTCAAACCTTCGCTCCAATTGCCTTTTTG containing:
- a CDS encoding LysR family transcriptional regulator, which codes for MDMNLLHLQYFYVVAQERGFTNASKRLRIQQPAISRMVKLLEDDLGFKLFEKVGRHVQVTKQGMEVFEYCQRIFGTVEELQQSLGRISGESKGPLLVAAAEPIATHYLPALIKDLLVQSPLVHPQIFSGPASMLFTQIKNGEIELGMFFHTPDIPDELTLFKTKDIRFHVVIRKDLRRKKEVLETFIGSREIDDTSTRRFPTLEKLRQDWPNAKIKISSNNITAHRQMVLEGLGVAVLPDFIVGQDIKEGLLSDIYPHEHLSFKMKFIKRKTATLSSAAMALTK
- a CDS encoding TIGR02147 family protein, translated to MPKKPSVTEYLSVHHYLNDLYKYRKQTEPDFSYELWAQELDFKNRSFLRQIVTGRRGLTSDTAKQLAVRLNFQGIERQYFDLLVQYSRARSLEKQSLLGRELMSLLKSEHSQQEIEDYCEFVSATLYPKLQTLLSFKDVRKTPEHLAPLLRKSPEEITNALKILERINLATQEDDEEWKSVPKSFKVPEAIGDRNLLEYHALSLREAIEARSLPKEQRRYLSLILPLNQQDFAAFWEEFNKFKKDMIRKFDVEDLRDRQLFQMNLNIYAVSEEMVDSKIDPTPT
- a CDS encoding M1 family metallopeptidase — encoded protein: MSKAKALHRLMFVIGVLFFLLVTVQAPAQTLNHKLDVELLPTLKMIKVQDKITFPKDSPRKVSFLLHKDLQVTVLSPDDSLIVLHPATSDESFTEYGLSLGSQDQTATLLYSGVIYDPVVNDNSNGLISAEGATLFGSTYWYPSILDTQKSFDISIRAPAEWKTLSQGQLVAQEVNGSTAITRYKEIYPQEDIYLVAGPFKNYETETASGKKLRVLLRKDDPPLAQSFWALMPEYIQHYSETIAPYPYASFSAVENMWETGYGMPSFTLLGPTVIRLPFILNSSLPHEILHNWWGNSVYVDYQKGNWSEGLTTYMADYWQQEKIGADTAYRMKTLSQFADFVASNPANDFPVREFRGRHNSSSQAVGYGKSMMIFHMLEFRFGKEVFEKALQDFYNTNLYQRVSFEEIQKSFEKVTTQNLSGFFTQWLDRKGAPVLELTDVKLMRWLDGSHATSYVLSQKQDEKYDLAVPVIWKLESGEEVRQLVKLTEKSQIFTLVSRSRPVKISVDPEFHVFRSLYTEERPATISSVVGSSQVHFYFDGNDGGAQQFVQTWSKSIEGKSTLHNVGDSIELPETGALVLVGDKTAFANFMKTQLADQKFSVSDTSLQIDDQSFALNEHSTVLVTRLKGKPQQPVIWVRWTRDNPPAEWAKRLLHYGSSGILVFKGRPVVLQSSWPVTESPLQRKM